A region from the uncultured Draconibacterium sp. genome encodes:
- a CDS encoding glutamate-5-semialdehyde dehydrogenase, which yields MKIKEQLQKTLEASRKLNLVEESTVSNLLLELAKQARENSAFILTENQKDLERMDPEDPKFDRLKLTEERIESIASDMENVAKLDSPVGKVLKESVRENGLRIKKVSVPFGVIGIIYEARPNVTFDVFALCLKSGNACVLKGGSDAIYSNQAIVSIIRKVLKQFKLDENTVTLLPAGREETNEMLRAHGYIDLIIPRGSQGLINFVRENATIPVIETGAGICHTYFDEFGDATKGCEIIFNAKTRRVSVCNALDCLVIHKNRLTDLSSFAQKLSVENVVIYADEPAYEQIKESYPTDLLFKATEESFGTEFLSMKMSVKTVDTFEEALAHINKYTSKHSEAIISENKQRIDMFRKMVDASSVYSNTSTAYTDGAQFGLGAEIGISTQKLHARGPMALEELTSYKWIIEGDGQTRPR from the coding sequence ATGAAAATAAAGGAACAACTGCAAAAAACACTTGAAGCTTCGCGAAAGTTAAATCTGGTTGAAGAATCAACCGTTAGCAACTTGCTGCTCGAACTGGCCAAACAGGCCCGTGAAAATTCAGCATTTATACTAACTGAAAACCAAAAAGATCTGGAGAGAATGGATCCTGAAGATCCAAAATTCGACCGACTGAAGCTTACTGAAGAACGAATTGAAAGCATAGCTTCCGACATGGAAAATGTGGCTAAACTCGACAGTCCGGTCGGCAAGGTTTTAAAAGAATCAGTACGCGAAAACGGATTAAGAATAAAAAAAGTATCGGTTCCTTTCGGCGTAATTGGTATTATTTACGAAGCACGCCCCAATGTTACGTTCGACGTGTTTGCCTTGTGCCTGAAATCGGGAAATGCCTGTGTGCTAAAAGGTGGCAGCGACGCCATTTATTCCAACCAGGCCATTGTTTCCATTATTCGTAAGGTTTTAAAACAATTTAAACTTGATGAAAATACGGTTACACTGCTTCCGGCCGGTCGCGAAGAAACCAACGAAATGTTACGTGCGCATGGTTACATCGATTTAATTATTCCACGTGGCAGCCAGGGACTCATAAATTTTGTACGCGAAAATGCCACAATCCCGGTAATTGAAACAGGAGCAGGAATTTGCCATACTTATTTTGATGAATTTGGCGATGCCACCAAAGGTTGCGAGATAATTTTTAACGCAAAAACCCGACGTGTTTCGGTTTGTAATGCGCTGGATTGTTTGGTAATTCATAAAAACAGACTGACCGATTTAAGCAGCTTTGCCCAAAAACTGTCGGTAGAAAACGTGGTAATTTATGCCGACGAACCGGCCTACGAACAAATAAAAGAAAGTTATCCAACTGATTTGCTTTTTAAAGCAACAGAAGAATCTTTTGGCACCGAGTTTTTATCCATGAAAATGTCGGTAAAAACCGTTGATACTTTTGAAGAAGCTTTAGCGCACATCAATAAATACACTTCAAAGCACAGCGAAGCTATTATTTCCGAAAATAAGCAACGCATTGATATGTTCCGCAAAATGGTAGATGCCTCATCGGTATATTCCAACACTTCAACAGCCTACACCGATGGTGCTCAATTTGGCCTTGGTGCCGAAATTGGCATCAGCACCCAAAAACTGCATGCACGCGGGCCAATGGCCTTAGAAGAGCTTACCAGCTATAAATGGATTATTGAAGGCGACGGCCAAACCCGTCCAAGATAA